In Anopheles funestus unplaced genomic scaffold, idAnoFuneDA-416_04 scaffold_47_ctg1, whole genome shotgun sequence, the following are encoded in one genomic region:
- the LOC125774298 gene encoding uncharacterized protein LOC125774298 — translation MATDGRKTDTKKVLARVATMRSRSQIEALEDFINRYTDDDLLQVNVRLSHLEASWTSFEAANLKLETLEEEEAALVILFKERNMLFERYCKAKGFLTSKVPQESTTSVTVNAADVSVSSLSKLRLPKLDLPTFDGNTTEWLSFKDRFMSMIDASPDLTPVMKLQYLLSVLKGDVAKRFQQVTLIADNYDTTWQALLDRYDNVRALKREYFRALTSIPPMKGESIEELRRVTDEFHRLTQGLSALDEPIALWNTPLCNLLFYKLDAKTLLAWEEFSCNEPEDSYKKLQEFLQKRLRILVATNHSTHDVQRPSTSKVAGTKPITRLANASVVPSSSTKCYACDDSHYLHQCIKFKEMSLSQKDSLIASHKLCRNCFRTGHVAKGCQSKFRCHKCQQRHHTLLHIHQAMPEVSTPDNLIVATTACNTNLTVLLQTAMVCVIDDDGNVFKARALLDSGSMSNFMSTALAKRLSNKIQNENVSIIGIGKSESLIRHSVNATISSHAENFRTRLNFLVLDSPTSCLPTIDVDIRDWKIEELVLADPMFNTPGPIDIVIGGDTFWKQNVTRLLNQYGFSLRKWASNDSRVLENIKDEDLASPKGLEFLQDNPITTLGLVWKPQNDTFCYNIKNNPVPIANTKRQLLSSVAQIFDPLGLIGPVVCKAKLMMQQAWNIIDADTEDHRSTTFCSCFGNILERFYHCIALAEFITISLEDVRGQSHISNPPHY, via the exons ATGGCTACCGATGGAAGGAAAACCGACACGAAGAAGGTGCTAGCACGAGTTGCCACGATGCGATCACGTTCTCAGATCGAAGCACTCGAAGACTTTATAAACCGGTACACGGATGATGATTTGCTTCAGGTAAACGTTCGATTATCCCACCTGGAAGCATCGTGGACCTCCTTTGAAGCTGCCAATCTAAAGCTGGAGACGCTAGAAGAGGAGGAAGCTGCCCTagtgattttgtttaaagagCGAAATATGTTGTTTGAGCGGTACTGCAAGGCGAAAGGTTTCCTAACCTCAAAGGTTCCACAAGAATCGACTACATCGGTAACAGTGAACGCAGCAGATGTGTCTGTTTCATCCTTGTCGAAGCTACGCTTGCCAAAGTTGGATCTACCAACCTTCGACGGGAATACCACCGAGTGGCTGAGCTTCAAGGATCGATTCATGTCAATGATCGATGCATCCCCCGATCTAACCCCAGTTATGAAGCTACAGTATTTGTTATCGGTGCTGAAAGGTGACGTTGCCAAACGATTCCAGCAAGTTACGTTGATTGCCGATAACTACGATACCACATGGCAGGCTCTCCTGGACAGATACGACAATGTGCGTGCTCTAAAACGGGAATATTTTAGGGCTCTAACTTCTATTCCTCCAATGAAGGGAGAATCCATCGAAGAGCTTCGTCGAGTAACAGACGAATTCCATCGCCTTACGCAAGGTCTAAGTGCACTCGACGAGCCGATCGCGCTATGGAACACACCGTTATGCAACTTGCTGTTCTACAAACTAGATGCAAAAACTCTGTTAGCGTGGGAAGAATTTTCGTGCAATGAACCAGAGGACTCATATAAGAAACTACAAGAGTTTCTTCAGAAGCGATTAAGAATTCTCGTTGCAACGAACCACTCCACGCATGACGTACAAAGGCCGAGTACCAGCAAGGTAGCCGGCACTAAACCCATCACTAGACTTGCTAATGCTAGTGTTGTGCCTTCATCGAGCACTAAGTGCTATGCCTGTGATGATTCGCATTATCTTCATCAATGCATCAAATTTAAGGAAATGTCATTATCTCAAAAGGATAGCCTTATCGCATCGCACAAGTTATGTCGAAACTGTTTCCGGACCGGACATGTGGCAAAAGGCTGTCAGTCGAAGTTTAGGTGCCATAAGTGCCAACAACGGCATCATACCCTGCTCCACATTCATCAGGCTATGCCAGAAGTATCAACCCCCGATAACCTGATAGTGGCAACCACCGCATGTAACACTAATCTCACGGTGCTGCTGCAGACGGCGATGGTTTGTGTTATAGACGACGACGGCAATGTTTTCAAGGCGAGAGCATTACTGGACTCAGGTTCGATGTCGAACTTTATGTCCACAGCATTAGCGAAGCGACTATCCAACAAGATTCAGAACGAAAATGTATCGATCATAGGCATTGGGAAAAGCGAAAGTCTTATACGTCATTCTGTTAATGCAACCATCTCATCGCACGCTGAAAACTTCAGAACAAGGCTCAACTTTTTAGTGCTAGACTCTCCTACTTCCTGCTTGCCCACCATCGACGTTGATATTCGAGATTGGAAAATCGAAGAACTTGTACTAGCAGATCCAATGTTCAACACACCCGGTCCTATCGATATTGTCATCGGAGGTGACACATTCTGGAAG CAAAATGTCACGCGCTTACTAAACCAGTATGGGTTCAGCTTGAGGAAGTGGGCGTCGAACGACTCACGGGTGTTGGAGAACATTAAGGATGAAGATCTGGCGTCGCCAAAGGGTCTGGAATTCCTACAGGACAATCCTATCACGACTCTTGGTCTTGTATGGAAGCCCCAAAATGACACGTTCTGctacaacataaaaaataacccaGTGCCCATCGCAAACACCAAGCGTCAACTTTTATCTTCAGTCGCTCAAATATTCGATCCGCTGGGGTTAATTGGACCTGTTGTATGCAAGGCTAAGCTAATGATGCAACAAGCCTGGAATATCATTGATGCAGATACGG AAGATCATCGCAGCACTACGTTTTGCTCCTGCTTCGGTAACATTTTGGAGCGATTCTACCACTGTATTGCATTGGCTGAATTCATCACCATCTCGCTGGAAGACGTTCGTGGCCAATCGCACATCTCAAATCCTCCACACTACTAA